From the genome of Pseudomonas sp. gcc21, one region includes:
- a CDS encoding OmpA family protein: MKIKGLMVAGLCSVVLAGCTSNPYTGERQAGKSSIYGLGGAAAGAVIGAATSSKKDRGKGALIGATVGGAAGAGYGYYVDQQEARLRQELQGSGVQVIREGNNLQLVMPGNITFASSSSDISSSFYPTLNALVRVFKEFDRNGIDIVGHTDSTGSMDLNMRLSRERATSVASYLTGQGIAGPRISSSGVGPSQPIASNDSQSGRAQNRRVEINLRPL; encoded by the coding sequence ATGAAGATTAAAGGTTTGATGGTTGCCGGTCTGTGTTCAGTGGTACTGGCGGGCTGTACCTCCAACCCTTATACGGGTGAGCGCCAGGCGGGCAAATCCTCGATCTATGGTCTCGGCGGCGCGGCTGCTGGCGCTGTTATCGGGGCTGCGACATCCAGCAAGAAGGATCGCGGCAAGGGCGCGCTGATCGGGGCAACGGTCGGCGGCGCAGCGGGCGCGGGCTATGGTTATTACGTAGACCAGCAGGAAGCTCGCTTGCGTCAGGAGCTGCAGGGTTCGGGCGTTCAAGTGATCCGTGAGGGCAACAACCTGCAGTTGGTCATGCCGGGTAACATCACTTTCGCCAGCAGCTCTTCGGATATTTCCAGCAGCTTCTACCCGACGCTGAATGCACTGGTACGGGTGTTCAAGGAATTTGACCGCAACGGTATCGATATCGTTGGCCATACCGACAGCACCGGCTCGATGGATCTGAACATGCGTCTGTCACGTGAGCGCGCCACCAGCGTTGCGTCCTACCTGACAGGCCAGGGCATTGCCGGTCCGCGCATCAGCAGCAGCGGCGTTGGCCCGAGCCAGCCGATCGCGAGCAACGACAGCCAGTCAGGTCGTGCTCAGAACCGCCGCGTTGAAATCAACCTACGTCCGCTTTAA
- a CDS encoding peptidylprolyl isomerase, with translation MQIAAKKAVSIDYTLTNDAGEVLDSSAGGTPLVYLHGAGNIIPGLEQALEGKQEGDQVNVTVEPENAYGEFSPELVAVLGRNMFEGVDELEVGMQFHASGPDGGMQIVTITGVEGDEVTVDGNHPLAGQRLTFDVKVVGIRDASDEEMEHGHVHGEGGVEH, from the coding sequence ATGCAGATTGCTGCCAAAAAAGCTGTATCGATTGACTACACTTTGACCAACGACGCAGGTGAAGTTCTCGATTCATCCGCTGGCGGTACTCCGCTGGTTTACCTGCACGGCGCGGGTAACATTATCCCTGGTCTTGAGCAGGCGCTCGAAGGCAAGCAGGAAGGCGACCAGGTTAACGTTACCGTTGAGCCGGAAAATGCATACGGTGAGTTCAGCCCGGAGCTGGTTGCAGTCCTCGGCCGTAACATGTTCGAAGGTGTGGATGAGCTGGAAGTCGGTATGCAGTTCCATGCGTCCGGTCCTGACGGCGGGATGCAGATCGTCACTATCACCGGTGTCGAAGGCGATGAAGTCACTGTAGACGGTAACCACCCTCTGGCAGGCCAGCGCCTGACCTTCGACGTCAAGGTTGTCGGCATTCGCGACGCCAGCGATGAAGAAATGGAACATGGCCACGTGCACGGCGAAGGTGGCGTGGAGCACTAA
- a CDS encoding acyltransferase produces MLKFLPAPLRGIIATLLLIINTLLCFSVLFPLALIKLLPYKPLQTLCTRILIRIAEFWILCNSGWMRLTGSIEWDNSGLDQLDYDGWYLVTSNHQSWVDILVLQHNLNRRMPMLKFFLKQELIWVPVIGICWWALDFPFMKRYTKAYLDKYPEKAGQDVATTRRACEKFKTTPVAVFNFLEGTRLTPAKHAQQNSPYRHLLRPKSGGVAFVLDAMGQQLRSLVDITIHYPDGSPTFWDLLSGRIRKVVMRCELRPIPAEFLGQDYQNDQQFREHFQGWINGLWQDKDALLDKLHREYPGAER; encoded by the coding sequence ATGCTGAAATTTTTGCCCGCGCCTCTACGCGGCATCATTGCCACCCTCCTGCTGATCATCAACACCCTGCTGTGCTTCAGCGTGTTGTTCCCCCTGGCCCTGATCAAATTGTTGCCCTACAAGCCCCTGCAAACGCTGTGCACGCGCATCCTGATCCGCATCGCCGAATTCTGGATTCTGTGCAATAGCGGCTGGATGCGCCTGACTGGCAGTATCGAATGGGATAACAGCGGCCTCGATCAGCTGGATTACGACGGCTGGTATCTGGTGACCAGCAACCACCAGAGCTGGGTCGACATTCTCGTGCTGCAACACAACCTGAACCGGCGCATGCCCATGCTCAAGTTCTTCCTCAAACAGGAGCTGATCTGGGTACCGGTCATAGGCATCTGCTGGTGGGCGCTGGATTTTCCGTTCATGAAGCGCTACACCAAAGCCTATCTGGACAAGTATCCGGAAAAAGCCGGCCAGGACGTCGCCACCACGCGCCGCGCCTGTGAAAAATTCAAGACGACGCCGGTGGCCGTGTTCAACTTCCTCGAAGGCACGCGCCTGACCCCTGCCAAGCATGCCCAGCAGAACTCGCCCTACCGTCACCTGCTTCGCCCGAAATCCGGCGGCGTGGCATTCGTGCTGGATGCGATGGGCCAGCAATTGCGGTCGCTGGTGGACATCACCATTCACTACCCTGACGGCAGCCCGACTTTCTGGGATCTGCTCAGTGGTCGGATTCGCAAGGTCGTCATGCGCTGCGAGCTACGGCCGATCCCTGCGGAGTTTCTCGGTCAGGATTATCAGAACGACCAGCAGTTCCGGGAACATTTCCAGGGATGGATCAACGGATTGTGGCAGGACAAGGATGCGCTACTCGATAAGCTGCACCGGGAATACCCCGGCGCAGAACGCTAG
- a CDS encoding acetate kinase has translation MSSRLVLVINCGSSSIKFALRREGIDKPLLSGLAERLYSDNATLNWQAGDNKQKINLADGEHSTAMASLLPLIDEYADQPLSAVGHRVVHGGEHFTSAQVVDEKVISAIRDSAPLAPLHNPANLMGIEAAMKVFTETPHIVVFDTAFHQSMPPHAYRYALPEELYTRHSVRRYGFHGTSHHYVTNQASLLTGRQPGEGAWLTAHLGNGCSSCAVLDGNSLDTSMGLTPLEGLVMGTRSGDVDPNLHFHLMRTLGWDFPRIEKLLNRESGLLGLSGLSNDMRQLVDARADGHAGAELAIDVFCYRLARSLAGLAVALPRLDGLVFTGGIGENSALVRELTVSHLGIFGLRIDTQRNDSLARGQAGTIQTPNSPAILVIPTDEERQIGEESLSLLDSAPTH, from the coding sequence ATGTCTAGTCGGCTGGTTCTGGTGATCAATTGCGGTAGCTCCTCCATCAAGTTTGCCCTGCGCCGCGAGGGTATCGATAAACCCCTGTTAAGTGGTCTGGCTGAAAGGCTCTATTCGGATAACGCCACCTTGAATTGGCAGGCCGGCGACAATAAACAGAAGATCAACCTGGCCGATGGAGAACACAGCACAGCAATGGCCAGCCTCTTGCCGCTGATCGACGAGTATGCCGACCAACCGTTGAGCGCGGTGGGCCACCGCGTCGTTCATGGAGGTGAACATTTCACCAGCGCGCAGGTTGTTGACGAGAAGGTGATCAGCGCCATCCGCGACAGTGCTCCGCTCGCCCCGCTGCATAACCCGGCTAATCTCATGGGTATCGAAGCGGCAATGAAGGTGTTCACCGAGACACCACATATTGTCGTTTTCGACACGGCGTTTCACCAGAGCATGCCGCCGCACGCCTACCGTTACGCCCTCCCGGAAGAGCTTTATACCCGGCACAGTGTGCGGCGCTACGGCTTTCATGGGACCAGTCATCATTATGTGACCAATCAGGCGAGCCTGTTAACCGGACGTCAGCCCGGCGAAGGCGCCTGGCTGACCGCGCACCTCGGCAACGGCTGCTCATCCTGCGCCGTACTGGATGGCAATAGTCTGGATACCAGCATGGGACTGACGCCACTGGAGGGGCTGGTAATGGGCACTCGCAGTGGCGATGTCGACCCTAACCTGCATTTCCATCTGATGCGCACCCTGGGTTGGGATTTTCCCCGGATCGAAAAACTGCTGAACAGAGAAAGCGGCCTGCTCGGTCTCTCCGGGCTGTCCAACGACATGCGCCAGCTGGTGGATGCGCGCGCCGACGGGCATGCCGGCGCTGAACTGGCGATTGACGTGTTCTGCTATCGACTGGCCCGCTCGCTGGCCGGGCTGGCCGTCGCGCTGCCGCGTCTGGACGGTTTGGTATTTACCGGGGGCATCGGCGAAAACTCGGCTCTGGTGCGTGAGCTTACTGTCAGCCACCTTGGCATTTTCGGCCTGCGGATCGATACGCAGCGCAACGACAGCCTAGCGCGCGGCCAGGCCGGCACCATTCAGACGCCGAACTCACCGGCTATTCTGGTGATACCCACTGACGAAGAACGTCAGATCGGAGAGGAAAGCCTTTCCCTGCTGGATTCCGCACCCACCCATTGA
- the pta gene encoding phosphate acetyltransferase — MHTFFIAPTGFGVGLTSISLGLIRALERTGLRVHFLKPIAQPHPGDEGPERSSELISRTLGLKPPASLELQDVEHRLAGGDLNGVLEDIISRYQQAAIDADVVVVEGMVPTRQASYAARINNHLAKSLDADVILVSAPDDDNMANLANRIELHAHTFGGPQDPKVIGVIVNKVQGLDAGDDIPADRTELKRTLKDFSQALKKQSSALDTGDFRLIGCIPWKDELNAPRTADVAALLRAGTLHPGDMQTRRVMNIILCARTVPNTIDLFRPGTLLVVPGDRDDIIIASSLASLSGTPLAGLLLTGDITPDPRVMQLCQPALDNGLPIITVPTGSFATASLLDRMNREIPVDDLERAEMVTDFAASHIDQAWLQQRCGTPREIRMSPPAFRYELVRRAQQAGKRIVLPEGDEPRTVQAAAICQRRGIAQCILLAKPEAVEAVARAQHITLPEGLQILDPDVIRERYVEPMVELRQGRGLNAPMALQQLEDNVVLGTMMLALDEVDGLVSGAIHTTANTIRPAFQLIKTAPGYNLVSSVFFMLLPEQVLVYGDCAVNPDPNATELAEIAIQSARSAEAFGIPARVAMISYSTGESGTGLDVEKVREATAIAREREPGLLIDGPLQYDAAAIASVGLQKAPDSPVAGKATVFIFPDLNTGNTTYKAVQRSANVISVGPMLQGLRKPVNDLSRGALVDDIVFTIALTAIQAENNT, encoded by the coding sequence ATGCATACTTTCTTTATAGCGCCTACAGGCTTCGGCGTAGGCCTCACCTCCATAAGCCTTGGTCTGATCCGCGCCCTTGAACGCACAGGTTTGCGTGTGCACTTTCTCAAGCCGATCGCCCAGCCGCACCCGGGCGACGAAGGCCCGGAACGTTCGAGTGAGCTCATTTCCCGTACGCTGGGCCTGAAGCCGCCGGCCTCACTTGAACTGCAGGACGTAGAACATCGTCTGGCTGGCGGTGACCTGAACGGCGTCCTGGAAGATATCATCAGCCGCTACCAGCAGGCGGCAATCGATGCAGACGTCGTGGTAGTGGAAGGCATGGTCCCAACCCGCCAGGCCAGTTATGCCGCGCGCATCAATAATCATCTGGCAAAAAGCCTGGATGCGGACGTGATCCTCGTCTCCGCGCCCGACGACGACAACATGGCCAATCTGGCAAACCGCATCGAGTTACATGCCCACACCTTCGGCGGCCCCCAGGACCCGAAGGTTATCGGCGTCATCGTCAACAAGGTGCAGGGCCTGGACGCGGGGGATGATATTCCCGCCGACCGGACCGAACTGAAGCGCACGCTAAAGGATTTCTCGCAGGCACTGAAAAAGCAGTCCAGCGCGCTGGATACCGGCGACTTTCGCCTGATCGGCTGTATCCCGTGGAAGGATGAGCTCAATGCGCCACGCACCGCTGATGTGGCTGCGTTGCTCCGTGCCGGCACCCTGCACCCTGGCGACATGCAGACCCGCCGGGTCATGAACATCATCCTCTGCGCCCGGACCGTGCCCAACACTATCGATCTGTTCCGGCCAGGCACCTTGCTGGTGGTTCCCGGCGACCGTGATGACATCATCATTGCCAGCAGCCTGGCGTCCCTGTCCGGCACACCGCTGGCCGGACTGCTGCTCACGGGCGATATCACCCCTGATCCGCGCGTCATGCAACTGTGTCAGCCAGCGCTGGATAATGGTCTGCCGATCATCACGGTTCCGACCGGCAGCTTTGCCACCGCGTCCCTGCTGGATCGCATGAACCGTGAAATACCCGTCGATGACCTGGAGCGCGCCGAGATGGTCACCGATTTTGCCGCCTCGCATATCGATCAGGCCTGGTTGCAGCAACGCTGCGGAACGCCGCGCGAAATACGCATGTCGCCGCCGGCATTTCGTTATGAGCTGGTGCGCCGGGCGCAGCAGGCAGGCAAGCGCATCGTGCTGCCGGAGGGCGACGAACCCCGCACCGTCCAGGCTGCTGCCATCTGTCAACGCCGCGGAATCGCGCAGTGCATTCTGCTGGCCAAACCCGAGGCCGTTGAGGCGGTTGCCCGCGCCCAGCACATCACGCTGCCTGAGGGGCTGCAGATCCTCGACCCGGATGTCATCCGCGAGCGGTATGTCGAGCCCATGGTCGAGCTACGCCAGGGACGTGGGCTGAACGCACCCATGGCACTGCAGCAACTTGAAGATAATGTGGTGCTGGGCACTATGATGCTCGCATTGGACGAAGTCGATGGTCTGGTATCGGGTGCCATCCATACCACCGCCAACACGATTCGCCCCGCGTTCCAGCTGATCAAGACGGCCCCCGGTTACAACCTGGTGTCCTCGGTATTCTTCATGCTGTTGCCCGAGCAAGTGCTGGTCTATGGCGACTGCGCGGTGAATCCCGATCCTAATGCAACCGAGCTGGCGGAAATTGCTATCCAGAGCGCCCGGTCGGCTGAAGCCTTCGGCATCCCGGCACGCGTTGCGATGATCAGCTACTCGACCGGTGAATCCGGAACCGGGCTTGATGTGGAGAAGGTTCGCGAGGCCACAGCGATCGCCCGTGAGCGGGAGCCCGGTTTGCTGATCGATGGCCCTCTGCAATATGATGCCGCGGCCATCGCCAGCGTCGGCCTGCAAAAAGCCCCGGATAGCCCGGTGGCCGGCAAGGCCACTGTATTCATCTTCCCGGATCTGAATACTGGTAACACTACGTATAAGGCTGTACAGCGCAGCGCCAACGTCATCAGCGTTGGCCCGATGCTGCAGGGCCTGCGCAAGCCGGTCAACGATCTGTCCCGCGGGGCTCTGGTGGACGACATCGTCTTCACCATCGCCCTTACCGCTATCCAGGCCGAGAACAATACGTAA
- the cysZ gene encoding sulfate transporter CysZ, which yields MANTPAPLRGPEYFKEGWRTIRQPGLRRFIVIPLLLNLALFIAVISWGIRQFNIWMDRLVPTLPEWLSFVEWLLWPLFALVVLLVLFFSFSLVANLIASPFYGFLAEKVAEQERGLVSPPTSYADILMTVPRSIGRELRKIGYYLPRLIALLLLTLVPVVNLIASPLLLTFGVWMMAVQYVDYQADNDKVSFIDMLRWMKGRRALSLGFGLPVYFGMLIPLINLLVMPTAVAGSTLLWVRERPMNGLP from the coding sequence ATGGCCAACACACCGGCGCCGCTACGGGGCCCCGAATACTTCAAGGAAGGCTGGCGAACCATACGTCAGCCGGGGTTGCGACGTTTTATCGTGATTCCCCTATTGCTGAATCTGGCGCTCTTCATCGCTGTGATCAGCTGGGGCATCAGGCAGTTCAATATCTGGATGGACCGGCTCGTACCCACGCTGCCGGAGTGGCTCAGCTTCGTCGAGTGGCTACTCTGGCCGCTCTTTGCTTTGGTGGTTCTACTGGTTCTGTTTTTCAGTTTCAGTCTGGTCGCCAACCTGATCGCCTCGCCCTTTTACGGATTTCTCGCGGAGAAGGTCGCCGAGCAGGAACGCGGCCTGGTCAGTCCGCCCACAAGCTACGCCGATATTCTGATGACGGTCCCGCGTAGCATCGGGCGCGAACTGCGCAAGATCGGTTACTACCTGCCACGCCTGATAGCTTTGCTATTGCTGACGCTGGTTCCGGTGGTGAATCTCATCGCGTCGCCTTTGTTGCTGACGTTCGGCGTGTGGATGATGGCGGTGCAATACGTGGATTATCAGGCGGACAACGACAAAGTCAGCTTCATCGATATGCTGCGCTGGATGAAGGGCCGCAGAGCGCTGTCGCTTGGCTTTGGTTTGCCAGTGTACTTCGGCATGCTGATTCCGCTGATCAACCTGCTGGTGATGCCAACGGCTGTGGCGGGATCGACGCTGCTATGGGTACGCGAACGGCCCATGAACGGGCTGCCGTGA
- a CDS encoding MBL fold metallo-hydrolase, producing MQAPSTALIRETFPVGPLQCNCTIIGDPVTGKAIVVDPGGNHQTILDRLEALGLKVVSIIHTHAHLDHFLASGEMKKATGATLHLHKEDQFLWDNLEMQCNMFGIPYTPVPAPDQWLQDDEELACGCGVAMHTPGHTPGSMSFWFPGDKLLIAGDTLFRGGIGRTDLWGGDSKAIEQSIRSRLYTLDEEAVVVTGHGPDTRIGDEMRANPFVRA from the coding sequence ATGCAAGCCCCCAGCACCGCCCTGATTCGCGAAACCTTTCCCGTCGGCCCGTTGCAGTGCAACTGCACCATCATCGGCGACCCGGTAACCGGTAAAGCGATTGTGGTTGATCCCGGCGGCAATCATCAGACGATCCTTGATCGCCTGGAGGCGTTGGGGCTGAAGGTGGTCAGCATCATTCATACCCACGCGCACCTGGACCATTTTCTCGCATCGGGCGAGATGAAGAAGGCCACCGGCGCGACCTTGCATCTGCACAAGGAAGACCAGTTCCTCTGGGATAACCTCGAGATGCAATGCAACATGTTCGGCATACCTTATACGCCCGTCCCGGCGCCGGACCAGTGGCTCCAGGATGACGAGGAGCTCGCCTGTGGCTGCGGGGTGGCGATGCATACGCCGGGGCATACGCCTGGTTCGATGAGCTTCTGGTTTCCCGGGGATAAACTGCTGATTGCCGGCGACACGCTGTTCCGTGGCGGGATTGGCCGTACCGATTTGTGGGGTGGCGATTCGAAAGCCATCGAGCAATCCATACGCAGCCGCTTGTATACTCTCGATGAGGAAGCCGTCGTGGTAACCGGTCATGGCCCGGATACGCGGATCGGCGATGAAATGCGGGCTAATCCATTCGTTCGCGCATAA
- a CDS encoding peroxiredoxin, giving the protein MSVLVNRPAPDFIAPAVLADGAIVEDFDSASLRGKYAVVFFWPLDFTFVCPSEIIAHNNRIDKFRALDVEVIGVSVDSQYTHYAWRNTPVEKGGIGPVEFTMVADVKHEITRAYGIEHDDGVALRASFLIDRNGIVQHQVVNNLALGREVDEMIRVIEALQFTEEHGEVCPAGWRKGQKGMKADAEGVASYLAENASQL; this is encoded by the coding sequence ATGAGTGTTTTGGTCAATCGTCCCGCTCCGGATTTTATCGCACCGGCTGTACTGGCTGATGGCGCGATCGTTGAGGACTTCGATTCTGCCTCATTGCGCGGCAAATATGCGGTGGTGTTCTTCTGGCCGCTGGATTTTACCTTCGTATGTCCTTCGGAGATCATCGCGCACAACAACCGCATCGACAAATTCCGCGCACTAGATGTCGAGGTGATTGGCGTGTCGGTTGATTCGCAGTACACCCATTACGCCTGGCGCAATACGCCAGTCGAGAAGGGCGGTATCGGGCCTGTAGAGTTCACCATGGTCGCGGACGTAAAGCACGAGATCACCCGTGCCTATGGTATCGAGCACGACGACGGCGTTGCGCTGCGCGCTTCATTCCTGATTGACCGTAACGGCATCGTGCAGCACCAGGTGGTGAACAATCTGGCGCTCGGCCGCGAAGTGGATGAAATGATCCGGGTCATCGAGGCGCTGCAGTTCACCGAAGAGCATGGTGAGGTGTGCCCGGCCGGCTGGCGTAAAGGCCAAAAGGGCATGAAGGCCGACGCAGAAGGTGTTGCGTCTTATCTTGCAGAGAACGCCAGCCAGCTTTGA
- a CDS encoding NADH:flavin oxidoreductase has translation MAADIQPLFQPFTMGPLTLKNRIVMPPMTRNFSPGGMPTDAVADYYRRRAEAGVGLIITEGTTVNHPAASGAGDIPWFHGEALAGWKKVVEAVHAAGGKIAPQLWHLGNARRLGSEPNPTVPAYGPMEKISKGVKVVHGMTKEDIQDVVSAFAQAARDAKELGFDAIELHGAHGYLIDQFFWEGSNQRTDEYGGSMENRGRFAVEIVSAVREAVGPDYPIIFRFSQWKQQDYTARLAPTPELLEAFLTPLVEAGVDIFHCSQRRFWEPEFEGSDLNLAGWTRKITGKPCITVGSIGLDGEFIQFMVDTDKVVQTANIDGLLERLGNDEFDLVAVGRALIVDPQWAAKVQEGRFDEILPFSREALNRLV, from the coding sequence ATGGCTGCTGATATTCAACCTTTGTTTCAACCGTTCACCATGGGGCCCTTGACGCTGAAAAACCGTATCGTCATGCCTCCGATGACTCGCAATTTTTCACCGGGCGGTATGCCGACTGACGCGGTTGCCGATTACTACCGACGTCGTGCCGAAGCTGGCGTGGGGCTGATCATCACTGAGGGCACCACGGTTAATCATCCGGCAGCGTCTGGCGCTGGCGATATCCCTTGGTTTCACGGCGAGGCGCTGGCCGGCTGGAAGAAGGTGGTCGAGGCTGTGCATGCTGCCGGCGGCAAGATCGCTCCGCAGCTATGGCATCTGGGTAACGCGCGCCGGTTGGGCAGTGAGCCTAATCCGACCGTGCCAGCCTATGGCCCGATGGAAAAGATAAGCAAAGGCGTCAAAGTCGTTCACGGCATGACCAAGGAAGACATCCAGGATGTAGTGAGCGCTTTTGCCCAGGCTGCTCGCGATGCCAAGGAGCTCGGGTTCGATGCCATCGAGCTGCATGGCGCCCACGGGTATCTGATTGATCAATTCTTCTGGGAAGGTAGCAACCAGCGCACTGACGAGTACGGCGGAAGCATGGAAAACCGTGGTCGTTTCGCGGTGGAGATTGTCAGCGCAGTGCGTGAAGCGGTAGGGCCGGATTACCCGATTATCTTCCGTTTCTCGCAGTGGAAACAGCAAGACTACACAGCGCGGCTGGCGCCTACCCCTGAGTTGCTGGAGGCCTTCCTCACGCCGCTGGTTGAGGCGGGCGTGGATATCTTCCATTGTTCGCAGCGTCGTTTCTGGGAGCCCGAGTTCGAAGGCTCCGATCTGAACCTCGCAGGCTGGACCCGGAAAATAACCGGCAAGCCATGCATCACCGTCGGCAGCATCGGGCTGGACGGCGAGTTCATTCAGTTCATGGTGGACACGGACAAGGTGGTGCAAACCGCCAATATCGACGGCTTGCTTGAGCGTCTGGGTAATGACGAGTTCGATCTGGTTGCGGTGGGCAGGGCGCTGATCGTCGATCCCCAATGGGCTGCCAAGGTGCAGGAAGGACGGTTCGACGAGATTCTTCCGTTTAGCCGTGAAGCGCTGAACAGGCTGGTCTGA
- a CDS encoding TetR/AcrR family transcriptional regulator, with amino-acid sequence MNSIQDKRARILEAGTTVMLRKGYSGTGVQEITQGAGVPKGSFYHYFESKEDFAVQALHFYYLPRLERFARALEESAVSPRERILRFYRDLVGHFANQSEPSSQCFIGSLCHEMADQSQPIGCAASAVFKRSSELLAGCLEKARDAGELAADQDPAALAGFIGAAWEGALLRMKLDRQVAPLRAFIDQLERLLRP; translated from the coding sequence ATGAACAGTATTCAGGATAAACGCGCACGGATTCTCGAAGCTGGCACCACCGTCATGCTGCGCAAGGGCTATAGCGGCACGGGTGTGCAGGAAATTACCCAGGGCGCCGGCGTGCCCAAGGGCTCTTTCTATCACTACTTCGAAAGCAAGGAAGATTTTGCGGTCCAGGCTCTGCATTTCTACTATTTGCCGCGGCTGGAGCGCTTTGCCCGTGCGCTGGAGGAAAGCGCCGTCTCCCCGCGGGAGCGTATTCTGCGCTTCTATCGCGATCTGGTAGGGCACTTTGCCAACCAGAGCGAGCCCTCCAGCCAATGTTTTATCGGCAGCCTGTGCCATGAGATGGCTGACCAGAGCCAGCCTATCGGGTGTGCCGCCAGTGCTGTGTTCAAGCGATCCAGCGAGCTGCTGGCAGGCTGTCTGGAAAAAGCGCGAGACGCCGGCGAGCTGGCTGCCGATCAGGATCCGGCTGCTCTGGCAGGATTCATCGGGGCGGCCTGGGAGGGCGCACTGCTGCGCATGAAGCTGGATCGCCAGGTAGCGCCGCTGCGCGCCTTTATCGATCAGCTGGAAAGACTGCTGCGCCCCTGA